A region of Heteronotia binoei isolate CCM8104 ecotype False Entrance Well chromosome 2, APGP_CSIRO_Hbin_v1, whole genome shotgun sequence DNA encodes the following proteins:
- the NGF gene encoding beta-nerve growth factor yields the protein MVSSPVHSVMSMLCYTLIIAFLIGIWAAPKSEDNAPLGSPETSDISERSQTKAYHVVKTVQHRDHNQPVTRKVEDRKVGQAANIKVDPKLFQKRRFQSPRVLFSTQPPPLSRDGQGVEFLDSTDSLNRNIRAKRSTHPVHNRGEYSVCDSVSVWVANKTTATDIKGKQVTVMVDVNINNSAYKQYFFETKCRDPKPVSSGCRGIDARHWNSYCTTTHTFVKALTMEGKQAAWRFIRIDTACVCVISRKTDNL from the coding sequence GTGCATAGCGTAATGTCCATGCTGTGCTACACTCTGATTATAGCGTTTCTGATTGGCATATGGGCAGCACCAAAATCTGAGGATAATGCACCATTGGGGTCtcctgaaacatctgacatttcagaAAGAAGCCAGACTAAAGCATACCATGTTGTGAAAACGGTGCAACACAGAGACCACAACCAGCCTGTTACTAGGAAAGTGGAGGACAGAAAAGTTGGGCAAGCTGCAAACATCAAAGTGGATCCAAAGCTTTTTCAGAAGAGGCGATTCCAGTCCCCTCGGGTTTTGTTCAGCACTCAGCCACCTCCTTTGTCAAGAGATGGTCAGGGTGTGGAGTTCCTGGACAGCACAGACTCTCTCAATAGGAATATCCGAGCCAAGCGTTCAACACACCCCGTGCACAACCGTGGGGAGTATTCTGTGTGTGACAGTGTTAGTGTGTGGGTGGCCAACAAAACCACAGCAACAGACATCAAAGGCAAACAGGTGACTGTAATGGTGGATGTGAACATTAACAACAGTGCTTATAAGCAGTACTTTTTTGAGACCAAGTGCAGAGACCCTAAGCCAGTGTCCAGTGGGTGCAGGGGCATTGATGCCAGGCATTGGAATTCCTATTGCACCACTACACATACCTTTGTTAAGGCATTGACCATGGAAGGCAAGCAGGCAGCATGGCGCTTCATTCGGATTGACACtgcctgtgtgtgtgtaatcAGTAGGAAAACAGATAACCTCTGA